The proteins below are encoded in one region of Micromonospora sp. DSM 45708:
- a CDS encoding ABC transporter substrate-binding protein codes for MSVPQYRKVAAAALAAGLGLSLAACSTKSDDSADAGGKVTITVDCQPVGAQKELLKNWNDDVVEFQRQNPNIVVKSVSVGEQCNNPPDFTARLAGGTVTDVFYGYMTDLQQVLDSGQAMDITEYATKDTIPTWDSVDPALKEVFTDGGKLYGVPVKNYSMGLIYNKALFQRAGLDAANPPKTWPEVRTAAKKISALGGGVAGYSEYSAGNTGGWHFTSLLYSQGGQVLSADGKKADFNNPTGKQVLQNLKDMRYGDNSMGSRQLLQWGDLLTNAGAGKVGMFIGAPDATQAIVSQFQGKYQDWAMGPLPGQDGPAKATLGGGEGYFFKKGLSPEQVKAGLKWIAYQKLTPGKGQFDYVRAKPQNYPVGLPQPLLFTNGSDAQKQELELRKANANVDTTNFTAFETNPVPIKGEPRNAQAIYAVLDAAMSGVLTNPNANIDALLKTAEDKVNQLLAAGS; via the coding sequence ATGTCCGTACCGCAATATCGGAAGGTCGCGGCGGCGGCGCTCGCGGCCGGCCTCGGGCTCAGCCTCGCGGCGTGCTCCACCAAGAGTGACGACTCCGCCGACGCCGGCGGCAAGGTCACCATCACTGTCGACTGCCAGCCGGTCGGCGCGCAGAAGGAGCTGCTGAAGAACTGGAACGACGACGTCGTCGAGTTCCAGCGGCAGAACCCGAACATCGTGGTCAAGAGCGTCAGCGTCGGCGAGCAGTGCAACAACCCGCCGGACTTCACCGCCCGCCTCGCCGGCGGCACCGTCACCGACGTCTTCTACGGCTACATGACCGACCTCCAGCAGGTGCTGGACTCCGGCCAGGCGATGGACATCACCGAGTACGCCACCAAGGACACGATCCCGACCTGGGACAGCGTGGACCCGGCGCTCAAGGAGGTCTTCACCGACGGCGGCAAGCTCTACGGCGTACCGGTGAAGAACTACTCGATGGGCCTGATCTACAACAAGGCGCTGTTCCAGCGCGCCGGGCTCGACGCGGCCAACCCGCCGAAGACGTGGCCGGAGGTGCGGACCGCGGCCAAGAAGATCTCCGCGCTCGGCGGCGGCGTCGCCGGATACTCCGAGTACAGCGCCGGCAACACCGGCGGCTGGCACTTCACCTCGCTGCTCTACTCCCAGGGCGGCCAGGTGCTCAGCGCCGACGGCAAGAAGGCCGACTTCAACAACCCGACGGGCAAGCAGGTCCTGCAGAACCTCAAGGACATGCGCTACGGCGACAACAGCATGGGCAGCCGGCAACTGCTCCAGTGGGGTGACCTGCTCACCAACGCCGGGGCCGGCAAGGTCGGCATGTTCATCGGCGCGCCCGACGCCACCCAGGCGATCGTCAGCCAGTTCCAGGGCAAGTACCAGGACTGGGCGATGGGCCCGCTGCCCGGCCAGGACGGGCCGGCCAAGGCGACGCTCGGCGGCGGTGAGGGTTACTTCTTCAAGAAGGGCCTGAGCCCGGAGCAGGTCAAGGCCGGTCTGAAGTGGATCGCCTACCAGAAGCTCACGCCCGGCAAGGGCCAGTTCGACTACGTCCGGGCCAAGCCGCAGAACTACCCGGTGGGCCTGCCCCAGCCGCTGTTGTTCACCAACGGCAGCGACGCGCAGAAGCAGGAGCTGGAGCTCCGCAAGGCCAACGCCAACGTGGACACCACCAACTTCACGGCCTTCGAGACGAACCCGGTGCCGATCAAGGGGGAGCCGCGCAACGCCCAGGCCATCTACGCGGTGCTCGACGCCGCGATGTCCGGGGTGCTGACCAACCCGAACGCGAACATCGACGCCCTGCTCAAGACCGCCGAGGACAAGGTCAACCAGCTCCTCGCCGCCGGTAGCTGA
- a CDS encoding VOC family protein, translating to MTKEYDLMTDDRDDHGSRARRGALDGLLSFCKHDPMSLFITCPVESVERATAFYTALGWTLNAEMSDHNVSCFAIAPEQYVMLGSREMYASVGGVEELVGGVQTPSKVTVSFDLGSREAVDELIDRAGAAGGRIGDTDDYPFMYQRQFDDPDGYHYSPFWMKTDADPTS from the coding sequence ATGACGAAAGAATACGACTTGATGACGGATGATCGGGACGACCACGGCAGCCGAGCCCGGCGCGGGGCGCTTGACGGGCTACTTTCATTTTGCAAGCATGACCCCATGAGCCTCTTCATCACCTGCCCGGTCGAGAGTGTCGAGCGCGCGACCGCCTTCTACACCGCCCTCGGCTGGACCCTCAACGCCGAGATGTCCGACCACAACGTGTCGTGCTTCGCGATCGCCCCCGAGCAGTACGTCATGCTCGGCAGCCGCGAGATGTACGCGAGCGTCGGTGGAGTCGAAGAGCTGGTCGGCGGAGTTCAGACGCCCTCGAAGGTCACGGTCTCGTTCGACCTGGGCAGCCGCGAGGCGGTCGACGAGCTCATCGACCGCGCCGGCGCCGCCGGCGGGCGGATCGGTGACACCGACGACTACCCCTTCATGTACCAGCGCCAGTTCGACGACCCCGACGGCTACCACTACTCACCGTTCTGGATGAAGACGGACGCCGATCCGACCTCGTGA
- a CDS encoding winged helix-turn-helix transcriptional regulator translates to MSDLAAALDIVGARWALLIVERLLDGPQRYGDLQRELGVPTNMLATRLRELEAAGVLVRLPLRHNTRAYALTDRGLALRAAIVALGNWGRNDG, encoded by the coding sequence GTGAGCGACCTCGCCGCGGCCCTCGACATCGTCGGAGCACGGTGGGCCCTGCTCATCGTGGAACGGCTGCTCGACGGGCCACAACGCTACGGCGATCTACAGCGCGAACTCGGCGTGCCGACGAACATGCTCGCGACACGCCTGCGCGAACTCGAAGCGGCTGGCGTGCTGGTCCGCCTGCCGCTTCGACACAACACCCGGGCCTACGCGCTGACCGATCGCGGGTTGGCCCTGCGCGCGGCGATCGTCGCGCTCGGCAACTGGGGCCGGAACGACGGCTAG
- a CDS encoding LacI family DNA-binding transcriptional regulator: MTKRLTEVARKAGVSEATVSRVLNGRGGVSEATRTAVLTALDVLGYERPTKLRGERARLVGLVLPELQNPIFPALAEVVTGSLAQRGFTPALCARTIGGVPESGYVEMLLDHQVSGVIFAGGSYALADASHEHYRRLTDRGLPVVLVNAGVEELGFPRVSTDDAVAVEQAYGHLRSLGHERIGMVLGPEDHVPSRRKLDAMVRAAGWGADRRFVERSSFSMEGARVAATKLIERGVTGVVCASDVLALGTIRAARRLGRAVPADVSVVGFDDSAFMTCTDPPLTTVRQPIETMGQAAVDLLVTQIEGAGVLHDELLFEPELVVRGSTAPAPRRDAS, from the coding sequence GTGACGAAGCGCTTGACGGAGGTGGCCCGCAAGGCGGGCGTCAGCGAGGCGACCGTGAGTCGGGTGCTCAACGGTCGGGGCGGCGTGTCCGAGGCGACCCGGACGGCCGTGCTGACCGCGCTCGACGTGCTCGGCTACGAGCGCCCGACGAAGCTGCGCGGGGAGCGGGCCCGACTGGTCGGGCTGGTCCTGCCGGAACTCCAGAACCCGATCTTCCCGGCGCTGGCCGAGGTGGTCACCGGCTCCCTCGCCCAACGCGGCTTCACCCCGGCGCTCTGCGCCCGCACCATCGGCGGCGTGCCGGAGTCCGGCTACGTCGAGATGCTCCTCGACCACCAGGTCAGCGGCGTCATCTTCGCCGGCGGCTCGTACGCGCTCGCCGACGCCTCGCACGAGCACTACCGGCGGCTGACCGACCGGGGCCTGCCCGTGGTGCTGGTCAATGCCGGCGTCGAGGAGCTGGGCTTCCCGCGCGTGTCCACCGACGACGCGGTAGCGGTCGAGCAGGCGTACGGGCACCTGCGCTCGCTCGGGCACGAGCGGATCGGCATGGTGCTCGGCCCGGAGGACCACGTGCCCTCGCGGCGCAAGCTGGACGCCATGGTCCGGGCCGCCGGCTGGGGCGCGGACCGCCGCTTCGTCGAACGGTCCAGCTTCTCCATGGAGGGGGCGCGGGTCGCGGCGACCAAACTGATCGAGCGTGGGGTGACCGGCGTCGTCTGTGCCAGCGACGTGCTGGCCCTCGGCACCATCCGGGCGGCCCGCCGGCTCGGCCGCGCGGTGCCGGCCGACGTGTCGGTGGTCGGCTTCGACGACTCCGCGTTCATGACCTGCACCGATCCGCCGCTGACCACGGTCCGGCAGCCGATCGAGACGATGGGGCAGGCCGCGGTGGACCTGCTGGTCACACAGATCGAGGGTGCCGGCGTCCTGCACGACGAGCTGCTCTTCGAGCCCGAGCTGGTGGTACGCGGCTCCACCGCCCCCGCCCCCCGGAGAGACGCTTCCTAG
- a CDS encoding carbohydrate-binding protein, whose protein sequence is MQRSVQSRSGRRPSLPRILAVAVTAAALVVPPGAATAATTSPGPAPVVTRAALDPALTATRGATVDYVEQEAENARTTGTVIGPDRSAYTLAGEASGRRAVRLLPGQHVEFTLPRATNALTVRYSIPDAPGGGGITAPLRVDVGRGPARTMRLTSEYAWLYNQYPFTNDPAADLLHPDWWITECSCVPAATTPAPAITKPFRPHHFYDEQRLLLGRTHRAGEVVRLTAPTGTAAAWTVIDLLDAHLIAPPRVVPRAVDVLAFGADPTGRRESADAFDRAVAYARRVDRPLYLPPGRFQVNRHVIVDDVTIVGAGSWYTVVTGREVALDPPAPDGSRHTGVGFYGRDAADGGSRDVHLSGFTIEGDVRERIDTDQVNALGGALNHSTIDGLYLHHTKVGMWFDGPMTGLRVTNTVIADQIADGLNFHTGVTHSSVTNSVVRNSGDDALAMWSEGTPNAANTFAYNTVQSPVLANGIALYGGADLTVAHNLVADPVREGSAIHVGSRFGAEPFAGRIRITGNTTVRAGTYDLNWNIGLGAIWFYALDRSIDADIQVTGDAYLDSTYNAIMLVSDWPVKDRVRIDGVVFRDVRVDGTGTSVVSARTAGGASFAGVDARNVGAVGVNNCGSFHFTPAGSEFTLTDLGGNDGGWLAPWLLPNTITCDDRPPVVPPPPPSTW, encoded by the coding sequence ATGCAGCGGAGCGTGCAGAGCAGGTCGGGCCGCCGCCCGTCCCTGCCGAGAATCCTCGCGGTGGCGGTCACCGCCGCCGCCCTCGTCGTACCGCCGGGTGCCGCCACCGCGGCGACCACCTCACCCGGCCCGGCCCCGGTGGTGACGCGGGCCGCCCTCGACCCGGCGCTGACCGCCACGCGCGGCGCCACCGTGGACTACGTCGAGCAGGAGGCGGAGAACGCGCGGACCACCGGCACGGTGATCGGTCCCGACCGCTCCGCCTACACGCTCGCCGGCGAGGCGTCCGGCCGCCGCGCCGTCCGCCTGCTCCCCGGCCAGCACGTCGAGTTCACGCTGCCCCGGGCCACCAACGCGCTGACCGTGCGGTACAGCATCCCGGACGCGCCGGGCGGCGGCGGCATCACCGCGCCGCTGCGGGTCGACGTCGGGCGCGGGCCCGCACGCACCATGCGGCTCACCTCGGAGTACGCCTGGCTCTACAACCAGTACCCGTTCACCAACGACCCCGCCGCCGACCTGCTGCACCCGGACTGGTGGATCACCGAGTGCTCCTGCGTGCCGGCGGCCACCACACCCGCTCCGGCGATCACAAAGCCGTTCCGGCCGCACCACTTCTACGACGAGCAGCGGCTGCTGCTCGGGCGCACCCACCGGGCCGGCGAGGTGGTCCGACTGACCGCGCCGACCGGGACGGCCGCCGCCTGGACCGTGATCGACCTGCTGGACGCACACCTGATCGCGCCGCCCCGGGTGGTGCCCCGTGCGGTCGACGTGCTCGCCTTCGGCGCCGACCCGACCGGGCGGCGGGAGTCCGCCGACGCGTTCGACCGGGCCGTCGCGTACGCCCGGCGGGTGGACCGTCCGCTCTACCTGCCGCCGGGTCGGTTCCAGGTCAACCGGCACGTGATCGTCGACGACGTGACGATCGTGGGCGCCGGAAGCTGGTACACCGTCGTGACGGGACGCGAGGTGGCCCTGGACCCGCCGGCGCCCGACGGCTCCCGGCACACCGGCGTCGGTTTCTACGGACGCGACGCCGCCGACGGCGGCAGCCGCGACGTCCACCTCTCCGGCTTCACCATCGAGGGCGACGTCCGCGAACGGATCGACACCGACCAGGTCAACGCGCTCGGCGGCGCGCTCAACCACAGCACGATCGACGGCCTCTACCTGCACCACACCAAGGTCGGCATGTGGTTCGACGGGCCGATGACCGGGCTGCGCGTCACGAACACGGTCATCGCCGACCAGATCGCCGACGGCCTCAACTTCCACACCGGCGTCACGCACTCCTCGGTGACCAACTCGGTGGTCCGCAACAGCGGCGACGACGCGCTGGCCATGTGGTCGGAAGGGACCCCGAACGCGGCCAACACGTTCGCGTACAACACGGTGCAGTCCCCCGTGCTGGCCAACGGCATCGCGCTGTACGGCGGCGCCGACCTGACCGTGGCGCACAACCTGGTCGCCGACCCGGTCCGCGAGGGCAGCGCGATCCACGTGGGCTCCCGGTTCGGGGCCGAGCCGTTCGCCGGCCGGATCCGGATCACCGGCAACACCACGGTCCGGGCCGGCACCTACGACCTGAACTGGAACATCGGCCTCGGCGCGATCTGGTTCTACGCGCTGGACCGCAGCATCGACGCCGACATCCAGGTGACCGGCGACGCCTACCTGGACAGCACCTACAACGCGATCATGCTGGTCAGCGACTGGCCGGTGAAGGACCGGGTCCGCATCGACGGCGTCGTCTTCCGCGACGTCCGCGTCGACGGCACCGGCACGTCGGTGGTGAGCGCCCGAACCGCCGGCGGGGCGAGCTTCGCCGGTGTGGACGCGCGCAACGTGGGCGCGGTCGGGGTGAACAACTGCGGCTCGTTCCACTTCACCCCGGCCGGGTCGGAGTTCACCCTGACCGACCTCGGCGGCAACGACGGCGGCTGGCTCGCCCCGTGGCTGCTGCCCAACACCATCACCTGCGACGACCGCCCCCCGGTGGTGCCGCCGCCCCCGCCGTCGACCTGGTGA
- a CDS encoding SigB/SigF/SigG family RNA polymerase sigma factor has translation MTTMTKAPSVTEVHRAPQTGEETRASELIAALAELPADHPKRAALRNQVIEAWLPLANHLAARYSGRGEPAGDLAQTAALGLIKAVDRFDASRGVDFAGFAIPTILGEIKRHFRDRTWNIRVPRRLQELRLRISEANSSLTQTLNRAPTVADIAAHLDVTEEEVLEGLEGARAYNAVSLSTPIGDGDSATELGDTLGVQDNEYELADLRASLGPALATLDEREQKILTLRFYGNLTQSEIAAKVGVSQMHVSRLLARALTKLRGQLTEA, from the coding sequence ATGACCACGATGACCAAGGCACCGTCCGTCACCGAGGTGCACCGCGCGCCGCAGACCGGTGAGGAGACCCGCGCCAGCGAGCTGATCGCGGCGCTCGCCGAACTGCCGGCGGACCACCCGAAGCGGGCCGCCCTGCGTAATCAGGTCATCGAGGCGTGGCTGCCGCTGGCCAACCACCTGGCCGCCCGCTACAGCGGTCGCGGCGAGCCGGCCGGCGACCTCGCGCAGACGGCGGCGCTGGGCCTGATCAAGGCGGTGGACCGGTTCGACGCCTCCCGCGGCGTCGACTTCGCCGGGTTCGCCATCCCGACCATCCTCGGTGAGATCAAGCGGCACTTCCGCGACCGCACCTGGAACATCCGGGTGCCCCGCCGCCTCCAGGAGCTGCGGCTGCGCATCTCCGAGGCGAACAGCTCGCTGACCCAGACGCTCAACCGGGCGCCGACCGTCGCCGACATCGCCGCGCACCTCGACGTGACCGAGGAAGAGGTCCTGGAGGGCCTGGAGGGCGCTCGCGCCTACAACGCGGTCTCGCTCTCGACCCCGATCGGCGACGGTGACAGCGCGACCGAGCTGGGCGACACGCTCGGCGTCCAGGACAACGAGTACGAGCTGGCCGACCTGCGCGCCTCGCTCGGCCCGGCGCTGGCCACGCTCGACGAGCGGGAGCAGAAGATCCTGACGCTGCGCTTCTACGGCAACCTGACCCAGAGCGAGATCGCCGCCAAGGTCGGCGTCTCCCAGATGCACGTGTCGCGGCTGCTCGCCCGCGCCCTGACCAAGCTGCGGGGCCAGCTCACCGAGGCCTGA
- a CDS encoding GerMN domain-containing protein produces MTRRLVPALLAAVLLAGCGVPVDDEPRLVQSPPGRFPTPAGTTRVDPDGRVDEPFCFVRDDGLAVVTRRVDGLPGVDAHLQHLLAGPDQAERGRGLATALPGTVAVAGAALAGTVATVEVRQAGEETGRNDEVLAFGQIVCSLTQRPDVDSVAFRRDGQPLEVPRADGSVSALPLTAADYRPLLSR; encoded by the coding sequence ATGACGCGCCGGTTGGTTCCGGCGCTGCTCGCGGCCGTGCTGCTGGCCGGCTGCGGCGTGCCGGTCGACGACGAGCCCCGGCTGGTGCAGTCACCGCCCGGGCGGTTCCCGACACCGGCGGGCACCACGAGGGTCGACCCGGACGGACGGGTGGACGAGCCGTTCTGCTTCGTACGCGACGACGGGCTGGCGGTGGTCACCCGCCGGGTGGACGGCCTGCCCGGGGTGGACGCCCACCTCCAGCACCTGCTGGCCGGACCGGACCAGGCGGAGCGTGGGCGGGGGCTGGCGACCGCGTTGCCGGGCACGGTGGCGGTGGCCGGCGCGGCGCTGGCCGGCACCGTCGCCACGGTCGAGGTGCGGCAGGCCGGCGAGGAGACCGGCCGTAACGACGAGGTGCTGGCGTTCGGGCAGATCGTGTGCAGCCTGACCCAGCGGCCGGACGTGGACAGCGTCGCGTTCCGCCGGGACGGCCAGCCGCTGGAGGTGCCGCGCGCGGACGGCAGCGTGTCGGCGTTGCCGCTGACCGCCGCCGATTACCGTCCGCTGCTGTCCCGCTGA
- a CDS encoding HAMP domain-containing sensor histidine kinase, with protein sequence MSRPGLRARVTAAFAVGALLLAALMALFSYDLTRRSLLDERERTAVRAAYYDAAVVRSGLDTGTPDVVAVLRSLDTGSARRPLLHLRTGWYARTADVGASSVPVELQRVVAEGQPAVQRIRLDGQPTLLVGVPLPGELGYYELTSLREVEDTFQVVGLALTAVAIMIAGAGAALGWYATRNSLRPLTAVADAAERIAAGDFATRLDPTTDPDLTRLSSSFNEMVDKLVQRIDRDRRFAADVSHELRSPLQTLAAAASVLNRRREHQDERTATAAGLVADEVARFQRLVDDLIQLARTEQPAHRQTVDVAELARAACRERSLPESLVEVADGVPHQWWIDRRRFAQVLLNLLENAERYGGGPVAVRLGAADGVGVLEVDDDGPGVPPADREAIFDRFVRGRAAHARAGTDGTGLGLALVAQHAAAHGGTATVRDRHRGARFRVELPGAVR encoded by the coding sequence ATGAGCCGACCCGGACTGCGTGCCCGGGTCACCGCCGCGTTCGCCGTCGGGGCCCTGCTGCTCGCCGCGCTGATGGCCCTCTTCTCGTACGACCTGACCCGCCGTTCGCTGCTCGACGAGCGTGAGCGCACCGCGGTCCGGGCCGCGTACTACGACGCCGCGGTGGTCCGGTCGGGGCTGGACACCGGCACGCCGGACGTGGTGGCCGTGTTGCGCTCGCTGGACACCGGCAGCGCGCGACGTCCGCTACTGCACCTGCGCACCGGCTGGTACGCCCGCACCGCCGACGTGGGCGCCAGCTCGGTGCCGGTGGAGCTGCAACGCGTGGTCGCCGAGGGGCAGCCCGCCGTGCAGCGGATCCGCCTCGACGGGCAGCCGACGCTGCTGGTCGGCGTGCCGCTCCCGGGCGAGTTGGGCTACTACGAGCTGACCTCGCTGCGCGAGGTGGAGGACACGTTCCAGGTGGTCGGGCTGGCGCTGACCGCGGTGGCCATCATGATCGCCGGGGCCGGCGCGGCGCTGGGCTGGTACGCCACCCGCAACAGCCTCCGCCCGCTCACCGCGGTCGCCGACGCCGCCGAGCGGATCGCGGCCGGCGACTTCGCCACCCGACTGGACCCGACCACCGACCCGGACCTCACGCGCCTGTCCAGCTCGTTCAACGAGATGGTCGACAAGCTGGTGCAGCGGATCGACCGGGACCGGCGGTTCGCCGCGGACGTCAGCCACGAGCTGCGCTCCCCGCTCCAGACGCTGGCCGCGGCGGCGAGCGTGCTGAACCGCCGCAGGGAGCACCAGGACGAGCGCACCGCCACCGCGGCCGGCCTGGTCGCCGACGAGGTGGCCCGGTTCCAGCGGCTGGTCGACGACCTCATCCAGCTCGCCCGCACCGAGCAGCCCGCGCACCGCCAGACCGTCGACGTGGCCGAGCTGGCCCGGGCCGCCTGCCGGGAACGGTCGCTGCCGGAGAGCCTGGTGGAGGTGGCCGACGGCGTGCCGCACCAGTGGTGGATCGACCGTCGCCGGTTCGCCCAGGTCCTGCTGAACCTGCTGGAGAACGCCGAGCGGTACGGCGGCGGCCCGGTCGCGGTCCGCCTGGGCGCGGCGGACGGGGTGGGCGTCCTGGAGGTCGACGACGACGGGCCGGGCGTGCCGCCGGCGGACCGGGAAGCCATCTTCGACCGGTTCGTCCGGGGCCGGGCCGCGCACGCCCGCGCCGGCACCGACGGCACCGGCCTCGGGCTGGCCCTGGTGGCCCAGCACGCCGCCGCGCACGGCGGCACGGCGACCGTGCGGGACCGGCACCGGGGCGCCCGGTTCCGGGTCGAGCTGCCGGGGGCGGTCCGATGA
- a CDS encoding response regulator transcription factor — MTAVLVIEDDDRIRLALQLALEEEGYRADGAATAEEGLRRQRENPADYVLVDLMLPGIDGFDCIRQLRRDDDVPVVVISARDDTHDIVAALEAGADDYVVKPVAVKELSARLRALRRRVRTVGGPAPAQFFGDLEISAEAGEVRRSGHPVPVTRTEFRLLCELAEHAGRVLSRQQLLSRVWGYETGDERLVDVHVGRLRQKIESDPANPRHLVTLRGLGYKLQR, encoded by the coding sequence ATGACGGCCGTACTGGTGATCGAGGACGACGACCGTATCCGGCTCGCGCTCCAGCTCGCGTTGGAGGAGGAGGGCTACCGGGCCGACGGGGCGGCGACCGCGGAGGAGGGGCTGCGTCGGCAGCGGGAGAACCCGGCCGACTACGTGCTGGTCGACCTGATGCTGCCCGGCATCGACGGTTTCGACTGCATCCGCCAGTTGCGCCGCGACGACGACGTCCCGGTCGTCGTGATCAGCGCCCGCGACGACACCCACGACATCGTCGCCGCGCTCGAGGCCGGCGCCGACGACTACGTGGTCAAGCCGGTAGCGGTCAAGGAGCTGTCGGCCCGGCTGCGAGCGCTGCGGCGACGGGTCCGGACCGTGGGCGGCCCCGCGCCCGCCCAGTTCTTCGGCGACCTGGAGATCAGTGCGGAGGCCGGCGAGGTGCGCCGCTCGGGCCACCCGGTGCCGGTGACGCGGACCGAGTTCCGGCTGCTCTGCGAGCTGGCCGAGCACGCCGGCCGGGTGCTGTCCCGCCAGCAGTTGCTCAGCCGCGTCTGGGGCTACGAGACCGGCGACGAGCGGCTGGTCGATGTGCACGTGGGGCGGCTGCGGCAGAAGATCGAGTCGGATCCGGCCAACCCCCGCCACCTGGTCACGCTCCGGGGCCTCGGCTACAAGCTGCAACGATGA
- a CDS encoding STAS domain-containing protein, which yields MTTTLPPSPPESTVPHVRVEITEELDLAGLPEVAHVLDQILALRPREVTIDLAECRHVDAAAIALLLDVHRRLTRRDASLTLSNPHPRIRRILATAGLGATVPIVDTPRPAARGRARVASAPR from the coding sequence ATGACCACCACCCTGCCACCCTCCCCGCCGGAGTCCACCGTGCCGCACGTCCGCGTGGAGATCACCGAGGAGCTGGACCTGGCCGGGCTGCCCGAGGTCGCGCACGTGCTGGACCAGATCCTCGCGCTGCGGCCCCGCGAGGTGACGATCGACCTGGCGGAGTGCCGGCACGTGGACGCCGCCGCCATCGCGCTGCTGCTGGACGTGCACCGTCGACTGACCCGGCGCGACGCGTCCCTCACGCTGAGCAACCCGCATCCCCGGATCAGGCGCATCCTGGCCACGGCCGGGCTCGGCGCGACCGTCCCCATCGTCGACACGCCCCGCCCGGCCGCACGCGGCCGGGCCCGGGTCGCGTCCGCGCCGCGCTGA
- a CDS encoding STAS domain-containing protein has translation MTVVPAEHLMMLICDGCGDSVTGTGTTLPDAEVVWTLVFEHDWVGSPFASGPHHCPRCSVRGAVADDGLGLDDLEQVAGQPAAPEADSAEAVRRALTDRLVRDDRVLVDLAGLEVIDSVGLGLLVRAHQEARRDGRRLCLVAPSRFVLTVLHTMRLDRVFTVVDDRAPTSGAAPGPRS, from the coding sequence GTGACGGTCGTACCCGCGGAACACCTGATGATGCTGATCTGCGACGGCTGCGGCGACAGCGTCACCGGCACGGGCACCACCCTGCCGGACGCCGAGGTGGTGTGGACGCTGGTCTTCGAGCACGACTGGGTCGGTTCGCCCTTCGCCTCCGGGCCGCACCACTGCCCCCGGTGCAGCGTCCGCGGCGCGGTCGCCGACGACGGCCTGGGCCTGGACGACCTGGAGCAGGTCGCGGGGCAGCCGGCCGCGCCGGAGGCCGACTCCGCCGAGGCGGTACGCCGGGCGCTGACCGACCGCCTCGTCCGGGACGACCGGGTGCTGGTCGACCTCGCCGGGTTGGAGGTGATCGACTCCGTCGGTCTGGGCCTGCTGGTCCGCGCACACCAGGAGGCCCGGCGGGACGGCCGACGGCTGTGCCTGGTGGCGCCGTCGCGGTTCGTGCTCACCGTGTTGCACACCATGCGGCTCGACCGTGTCTTCACCGTCGTCGACGACCGCGCCCCGACCTCGGGTGCCGCACCCGGCCCGAGGTCATGA
- a CDS encoding BON domain-containing protein, translating to MMMPWPYPEFPSAGDGPEPAGADVRLASLVAQRLSADWTTRRQQITVTVQNRVVILAGLVADPETRRVAVELAWDVPGVFDVCNALRLYGGRRSRR from the coding sequence GTGATGATGCCCTGGCCGTACCCCGAGTTCCCGTCCGCCGGCGACGGACCGGAGCCCGCCGGCGCGGACGTGCGGCTCGCCTCCCTGGTCGCCCAACGACTCAGCGCCGACTGGACCACCCGGCGGCAGCAGATCACGGTCACCGTGCAGAACCGGGTGGTCATCCTCGCCGGCCTGGTCGCCGACCCGGAGACCCGCCGGGTCGCCGTCGAGCTGGCCTGGGACGTGCCCGGCGTGTTCGACGTCTGCAACGCGCTGCGGCTCTACGGCGGGCGACGCTCCCGGCGCTGA